One genomic segment of Synechocystis sp. LKSZ1 includes these proteins:
- a CDS encoding FHA domain-containing protein: protein MSDYSAKLIISRTDNENEWTFELSKTMPGDQYVIGRYIADVKPDIGLPDIALEDYHTDPFISRTHCFLKKDRLGWNIQDTSSNGTYLVRNNERFRLSPENDYLLLHDDMVVIQGYCLRFEDPAKTRPISPSPVVEKCPWVFNVREETLYRVDAGRRTEEHLSSRLTIILKYMADKNIKYGRGQVCTYKELSQVLEKDYPASCNIDQLHVIAQRIRDILSNAEQNPKKDRQKWFTSKATIGYILKIDCE, encoded by the coding sequence ATGAGTGACTATTCTGCGAAGCTAATTATAAGTAGAACTGATAATGAAAATGAATGGACATTTGAGCTGAGTAAAACAATGCCAGGTGATCAGTATGTAATTGGTCGATATATTGCTGATGTCAAGCCAGATATTGGATTACCGGATATTGCATTAGAAGATTACCACACTGATCCATTTATTTCGAGGACGCACTGTTTTTTAAAAAAAGATCGACTGGGATGGAATATCCAAGATACCAGTAGTAATGGAACATATTTAGTCAGAAACAATGAAAGATTTAGATTAAGCCCTGAGAATGATTATTTGTTACTGCATGATGACATGGTAGTAATACAGGGCTATTGCCTGCGGTTTGAAGATCCTGCTAAAACTCGACCTATTTCACCATCTCCAGTAGTTGAAAAATGTCCTTGGGTATTCAACGTCAGAGAAGAGACTTTGTATAGAGTTGATGCGGGAAGACGGACTGAAGAGCACCTTTCCTCTCGCTTAACAATAATTTTAAAATATATGGCAGACAAAAATATTAAGTATGGTAGAGGACAAGTGTGTACTTACAAAGAATTAAGCCAAGTACTTGAGAAAGATTATCCTGCAAGTTGCAACATAGATCAGTTGCATGTTATTGCTCAAAGAATTAGAGATATTTTGTCAAATGCAGAGCAAAATCCTAAAAAAGATAGGCAAAAATGGTTTACGTCTAAAGCAACCATAGGATACATCCTGAAGATTGATTGTGAATAG
- a CDS encoding protein kinase, producing MFLAVLIGLTGRCINDKYLLKELLGYGGDSVVFRAETLVGEPPLQQVAIKLIGLDTDKEDEQIRELEIATTLKHPHLIDCHEFFRVVIDESPVLGLVMELADYSLEQYLDGFANQCIDLPVREAIISSALQALIFIHSQGIVHRDIKPGNVLKVGEVWKVADFGISRRLNTKTSTQTMQMNGTFLFMPPEAVDGIISPAWDMWSLGILITRLFTKEHPFPADNDMQRFYKIQHNAPILPTNINILYQAIIQGCLIKSRVERWTALQVSEYFEVTKENNRSEAAIEVFRQKIHEKIEYLKQHDDYHAIINLCDIILYIKPNCIDAWQNKADAYCCLGRTKESLETYRLALQTLSGVSQSSSSPIEVSPQIFKQEIYSLARPNAESSNEDLLQNSMEREIQSSEGERRIAKQLAERVRARAQSLGNFIRKKKF from the coding sequence ATGTTTTTAGCCGTGTTGATTGGTTTGACGGGGCGTTGCATCAACGATAAGTATTTGCTCAAGGAACTGCTTGGCTATGGCGGAGACAGCGTCGTCTTTCGGGCCGAAACCTTGGTGGGGGAGCCCCCCCTTCAACAAGTTGCGATTAAATTAATTGGGCTAGATACAGATAAAGAAGATGAGCAAATTAGGGAACTTGAAATTGCAACAACGCTAAAACACCCACACCTCATTGATTGTCATGAATTTTTTCGGGTCGTAATTGACGAAAGTCCTGTCCTAGGGCTGGTAATGGAATTAGCAGATTATTCTTTGGAACAATATCTTGATGGCTTCGCTAACCAATGCATTGACTTGCCAGTACGAGAAGCTATCATTAGCTCTGCATTACAAGCTTTGATTTTTATTCATAGTCAGGGCATTGTTCATCGTGATATCAAGCCAGGCAATGTTTTAAAAGTTGGTGAAGTCTGGAAGGTTGCAGATTTTGGGATTTCCAGGCGACTAAATACCAAGACTAGTACTCAGACAATGCAAATGAATGGCACATTCCTGTTTATGCCTCCTGAAGCGGTAGATGGAATTATTTCCCCTGCGTGGGACATGTGGTCTCTAGGGATCTTAATCACACGGTTGTTCACAAAAGAACATCCTTTCCCAGCGGATAACGATATGCAACGGTTTTATAAGATCCAGCATAATGCTCCTATCCTACCCACAAATATAAACATCCTGTATCAAGCCATTATTCAAGGATGCCTCATCAAATCCAGAGTAGAACGCTGGACAGCATTACAAGTCTCGGAATATTTTGAGGTTACAAAAGAAAATAATAGAAGTGAAGCGGCTATTGAAGTTTTTCGACAAAAAATACATGAAAAGATTGAATATTTAAAGCAGCATGATGATTATCATGCCATCATTAATTTGTGTGATATTATTCTTTATATTAAGCCTAATTGCATCGACGCATGGCAAAATAAAGCAGATGCCTATTGTTGTCTGGGAAGAACTAAAGAATCATTGGAAACATATCGATTGGCTCTCCAAACCCTTTCAGGAGTTTCTCAATCATCTTCATCGCCAATAGAGGTAAGTCCACAAATTTTTAAGCAAGAGATTTATAGTTTGGCTAGACCTAATGCTGAATCTAGCAATGAGGATCTTTTACAAAATTCAATGGAGAGAGAAATACAATCTTCTGAAGGAGAAAGAAGAATTGCAAAACAGCTTGCGGAAAGAGTTCGAGCAAGAGCTCAGTCTCTGGGGAATTTTATCAGAAAAAAGAAATTTTAG
- the rnc gene encoding ribonuclease III, which produces MTLDLRRHKQLQMLIRKLGLLENTLVDWPLLDLALTHPSVSVQRNYQQLEFTGDAVIRLAAAEVLMENYPQAPVGELASLRSMMVSDRTLAQWADLYGLERYLWISSSALGDKAGRISRLADAFEAVLGALYLSTHDMRLVRPWLDEHLRAKAAEIRQDPARQNYKDALQEWTQAKHKCLPEYRVRETLPPVVEQERFEAEVWLKEDCLGKGTGPSKKMAEQTAARNAFFSFVQPQSTTQMQ; this is translated from the coding sequence ATGACCTTAGACCTCCGTCGTCACAAGCAATTACAGATGTTAATTCGCAAACTGGGACTGCTCGAAAATACCTTAGTAGATTGGCCTTTGTTAGATCTGGCCCTGACTCATCCCAGTGTTTCTGTCCAGCGCAATTACCAACAACTGGAATTTACGGGGGATGCCGTCATTCGTTTAGCGGCCGCTGAAGTCTTAATGGAAAACTACCCCCAGGCCCCGGTGGGAGAACTGGCCTCCCTGCGCTCCATGATGGTTAGTGATCGCACCCTGGCCCAGTGGGCCGATCTTTATGGTCTGGAACGCTATCTTTGGATTAGTTCGAGCGCCTTGGGCGATAAGGCCGGTCGGATATCTCGCTTGGCGGATGCCTTTGAAGCCGTGCTGGGAGCCTTGTACTTGAGCACCCACGATATGCGCTTAGTACGGCCCTGGCTGGATGAACACCTGCGGGCCAAGGCCGCCGAGATTCGTCAAGATCCGGCCCGTCAGAATTATAAAGATGCGCTCCAGGAATGGACTCAGGCCAAACATAAGTGTTTACCGGAATATCGAGTCCGGGAAACCTTGCCGCCCGTGGTGGAGCAGGAGCGCTTTGAAGCCGAAGTCTGGCTCAAGGAAGACTGCCTAGGCAAAGGAACTGGCCCTTCTAAAAAAATGGCCGAACAAACGGCGGCTCGCAATGCTTTTTTTAGTTTTGTTCAGCCCCAATCGACCACCCAAATGCAATGA
- a CDS encoding transglutaminase family protein, producing the protein MLFSMIADSVTVQASHVPSLATTIRPLAASSLHGLAFDGSRLLAVDTKSGYLLAIDPRTQNTHILNQNHWQEFVGATGLALAGDELWFTSGQSVYTCSLAQGDFQPERFAWLSDPVSGVAVAGNTVYITCQKSGDILVYSRDTRHLITRFYAPGIGTENITLRDEEIWLTDTLEQTVYCLDRATGEVKFSILTPFESPTGLAFYDDPQTGESWLYVAYVQQEPYIRDNPNADPNHELQYRPRSFIHPLYFRYYPDQHYTLSNGFLVEMTYAEELAPLDPLDLKQVEWRIALPAETPRQKIRSIEPAGIPFSEIVEEKGQKIAIFCFDQLTLESRAIFGWKVVMEMWGIKYRIQPKDCENPPPLPEDFPERYLVDNDNLTMDSDIIQRAAQAAIGRETNLLRQMYSIRNYVYDHLSYGIKPHIDTPDLALRRGVGSCGEYVGVLLALARLNGIACRTAGRYKCPPQPFSRNIPLEPDFNHVWFEFYLPGFGWLPMESNPDDLFDGGPYPTRFFMALAWYHAEMAKDVPFERLLSEGLVVDKQRVSIGELAINHVQFTVLQELIPPASVAA; encoded by the coding sequence TTGCTGTTTTCTATGATTGCCGACTCCGTGACTGTTCAGGCTTCCCATGTTCCCTCCCTTGCGACAACCATTCGTCCCCTAGCGGCTAGTTCTCTCCATGGCCTGGCCTTCGATGGCTCACGGTTGCTGGCGGTAGATACCAAGAGTGGTTATTTGTTAGCGATTGATCCCAGAACTCAAAATACTCACATCCTCAATCAAAACCATTGGCAGGAATTCGTGGGGGCCACGGGCCTGGCCCTAGCGGGGGATGAACTGTGGTTCACCTCGGGCCAGAGTGTTTATACTTGCTCTCTCGCCCAAGGAGATTTTCAACCCGAACGATTCGCTTGGCTGAGTGACCCCGTCAGTGGCGTGGCCGTTGCGGGTAATACGGTCTATATTACCTGCCAAAAAAGTGGTGATATTCTCGTGTACAGCCGGGATACTCGCCATCTCATTACTCGCTTCTATGCCCCAGGAATTGGCACAGAAAATATTACGCTTCGGGATGAAGAAATTTGGTTGACCGACACCCTGGAGCAGACGGTCTATTGCCTCGACCGGGCCACGGGGGAGGTGAAATTTAGCATCCTAACGCCCTTTGAGTCACCGACGGGCCTGGCTTTTTATGATGACCCGCAGACAGGAGAAAGCTGGCTTTATGTGGCCTACGTGCAACAGGAACCCTACATCCGCGATAATCCCAACGCTGACCCTAATCACGAACTCCAGTATCGGCCCCGTTCCTTTATTCATCCCCTCTACTTCCGCTACTACCCCGACCAGCACTATACCCTCTCCAACGGGTTCTTAGTGGAGATGACCTATGCGGAGGAGTTGGCCCCTCTAGACCCCTTAGATTTGAAGCAGGTGGAATGGCGCATTGCCTTGCCGGCCGAAACGCCGCGCCAGAAAATTCGCAGTATTGAACCGGCGGGCATTCCCTTCAGCGAAATTGTGGAAGAAAAGGGCCAAAAAATTGCAATTTTTTGTTTTGACCAGTTGACCCTAGAGAGCCGGGCCATCTTTGGCTGGAAAGTGGTGATGGAGATGTGGGGCATTAAGTATCGCATTCAACCCAAGGATTGTGAGAATCCCCCACCGTTACCAGAGGATTTCCCGGAACGCTACCTGGTGGATAACGACAACCTGACCATGGACAGCGATATTATTCAGCGGGCGGCCCAGGCGGCCATTGGCCGGGAAACCAATCTTCTGCGCCAGATGTATAGTATCCGTAACTACGTTTACGACCATCTGTCCTATGGTATTAAGCCCCATATTGACACTCCCGATCTGGCCCTGCGCCGGGGAGTGGGTTCCTGTGGGGAATACGTCGGGGTGCTATTGGCCCTGGCTCGTCTGAATGGTATTGCCTGTCGTACTGCCGGCCGCTACAAGTGTCCACCCCAGCCCTTTAGTCGCAATATTCCCCTGGAACCCGACTTTAACCATGTCTGGTTCGAGTTTTATCTTCCCGGTTTCGGCTGGCTACCAATGGAATCCAATCCCGATGATCTCTTTGACGGTGGCCCCTATCCGACGCGCTTTTTTATGGCCCTGGCCTGGTACCACGCAGAAATGGCCAAGGATGTACCCTTTGAACGGCTGTTAAGTGAGGGACTGGTGGTGGATAAGCAACGGGTTTCCATTGGTGAATTGGCCATTAACCACGTGCAATTTACGGTGTTACAAGAACTGATTCCTCCCGCCTCGGTGGCGGCATAA
- a CDS encoding efflux RND transporter periplasmic adaptor subunit, whose protein sequence is MTQPQLIEAPEPSEERSPGTLATALPSAKLTRHWLKGLLLILLLGGGGAGYWWFSQSQARPGAGPMIAGPRAVPVKWQVLEPKPVEQATVLVGTLEANRASNITSEVDGRISQILVQEGEAVTAGQEIIHLDSETLQAELTQARAALARNQAALAELKAGTRREDIAEAQATLQQSQARLANAKGGSSPEAIAQAQAQLNAAKATAELASSRVQRYKNLRDEGVIPLDTYDQQVKEQRQTLAEVQSAQRRLSELKKERGSELEQLTAEVEQQRQNLTRLKNGPRPEDIAQAQAQVAESLARIRSVEVQLAKLKITAPFAGTIGYIPAKVGNYVQAGDRLTTITENQDIDLNLSVPLGQAGQLHRGLPVEILDSQNQPLAKGRISFISPNVNNEAQTVLARASFSNAKRQLLNQQLVQAKIVWNQGQGLLVPATAIARVGGETFIYLAQSVPDKKTGKPQLVAVQKAVQLGALQGNDYQVVEGVQAGAKVITSGLLNLQDGVPIMEAGKPLPPAGPGKG, encoded by the coding sequence ATGACTCAACCCCAACTGATCGAAGCACCTGAGCCTTCAGAGGAACGATCCCCAGGAACTCTCGCAACTGCCCTGCCATCAGCTAAGCTGACTCGTCACTGGCTTAAGGGCCTACTACTGATTCTCTTATTAGGAGGTGGCGGTGCCGGTTACTGGTGGTTTAGTCAGTCCCAGGCTCGGCCGGGGGCCGGGCCGATGATAGCTGGCCCGCGGGCAGTACCCGTGAAATGGCAAGTCCTCGAACCTAAACCCGTGGAGCAAGCAACGGTTTTGGTCGGCACCCTAGAGGCCAATCGGGCCTCGAATATTACCTCTGAGGTAGATGGGCGCATCAGCCAAATTTTGGTGCAAGAAGGAGAAGCTGTCACCGCAGGGCAGGAGATTATACATCTAGACAGTGAGACTCTTCAGGCAGAATTAACCCAGGCACGGGCGGCCCTAGCGCGGAATCAGGCCGCCTTGGCAGAGCTTAAAGCAGGTACCCGCCGAGAAGACATTGCCGAAGCTCAGGCTACGCTCCAGCAGTCCCAGGCTCGTTTGGCCAATGCCAAGGGCGGTAGTAGTCCTGAGGCCATTGCCCAGGCCCAGGCCCAACTGAATGCCGCTAAAGCCACAGCAGAATTGGCCAGTAGTCGTGTCCAGCGCTATAAAAACCTGCGGGATGAAGGGGTGATTCCCCTCGATACCTACGACCAACAGGTCAAGGAACAACGCCAGACCTTGGCAGAAGTACAATCGGCCCAGCGTCGTCTCTCGGAACTGAAAAAGGAACGTGGGTCGGAGCTAGAGCAATTAACAGCCGAGGTAGAGCAGCAACGCCAGAATTTAACCCGACTGAAAAATGGCCCCCGGCCCGAAGATATTGCCCAGGCCCAGGCCCAAGTAGCCGAATCCTTAGCACGGATTAGATCTGTTGAAGTACAACTGGCCAAGCTCAAGATTACGGCGCCCTTTGCCGGTACTATCGGCTACATTCCCGCTAAGGTTGGTAACTACGTCCAGGCCGGAGACCGTCTCACCACCATTACTGAAAATCAAGATATTGATCTGAATCTATCCGTTCCCCTCGGCCAGGCGGGGCAATTACATCGGGGCCTACCGGTAGAAATCCTTGATAGTCAAAATCAACCTTTGGCCAAGGGCCGCATTAGCTTTATTTCGCCCAATGTGAACAACGAGGCCCAGACCGTTCTGGCTCGGGCTAGCTTTAGCAATGCCAAGCGTCAGCTGCTCAACCAGCAATTAGTACAAGCTAAGATTGTCTGGAATCAAGGCCAAGGTTTACTAGTGCCCGCGACAGCTATTGCTCGGGTGGGAGGAGAAACCTTTATTTACTTAGCCCAATCCGTGCCCGATAAAAAAACAGGGAAACCCCAACTGGTGGCGGTACAAAAAGCAGTCCAATTGGGCGCGCTCCAGGGTAACGACTACCAAGTAGTGGAGGGCGTTCAGGCTGGGGCAAAAGTCATTACCTCTGGTCTGCTCAACCTCCAGGACGGTGTTCCTATTATGGAAGCCGGTAAACCATTACCCCCTGCCGGGCCAGGGAAGGGTTAA